One stretch of Armigeres subalbatus isolate Guangzhou_Male chromosome 2, GZ_Asu_2, whole genome shotgun sequence DNA includes these proteins:
- the LOC134211107 gene encoding protein artichoke-like yields the protein MLPIITFIAFLTLLSYNVVLALHTIQCTENPNNECIFQSIHITAAMDNEPTLQLPSKANSSAIKFINSSIDFITPKLFRDTNGIRVLDLSGVQLQGIRPASLQSLGDLEDVDLSNNYLVELPQGIFSDAIQLRNLNISFNNLHQLNGDIFENCPELRRLELYGNAIAAINQGHFWISRELEYLSLGANRIESLNGGTFKLLANLTVLGIRENYLRVLDYDAFQGLESLEQLDVSNNVIERISPGSFQGLANLKVIMLSGNFLKALPQGLFHNLNQLSELHLQGNEIKHIHEHVFQGLVNLRVVNLNGNCLADISPILFESIPESIDLDLSQNRISSIPSKVLPKMGTIIKLQNNLVDVIKPNVFGESVNISTIMLYGNKINVLEDDSFDGLVNLSELYLDYNNLNDIPIILFKANPALVHITLSHNSLVVIRSNSFAGLFHLNSVELSFNKIIDIEEGAFFGSAIRYLNLEGNRIQSISGDTFQGLKLVYLNLASNQIRQVDGISFQNQPLIEVLILKNNNIVELLENCFNNLQHLKELDLTNNSLHEIPSNAFDHLVSLEQLKLSNNGLTSIDYVSLSRLVALTNLELLKNNITRIEIFSTIPPYLLQLQHLQLSSQNMIHLNRTFIKSLHINSLLNETLDSRVFLGMINLEKLEISDTKISELHNSILHSLKSLEHLVIINNQIQHIPQIFFDECTELQYLDLSNNKLLTINPRWFQNMTMLKFVSFAGNRISTILSDTFNSIPALEVLSLGSNNIRNFPTDVRLPSLRHLNVSWNQLNTFDQSIFTYLPHLQELDVSGNFLTECYIPFRLVSLFASTNRISRIVLDPYEKFALRSLYLNNNKLRIVEGLFKLLQLETVDLAYNQFQEIDLSQVYKWKYLTSLNLSHVGNIVLPTEDMLPTNVIGIDLSNNQLKNLPVSFLDAIPRVNEIHIQGNSLSDENIATLEKHLKHLIYIEANRSLELEDSDTEYVTTDPK from the exons ATGCTGCCCATCATAAC ATTCATAGCTTTTTTAACATTATTGAGTTATAATGTTGTGTTGGCTCTGCACACAATACAATGTACGGAAAACCCAAACAACGAGTGCATCTTTCAGTCAATTCATATTACCGCTGCCATGGATAATGAACCTACTCTCCAACTACCGTCTAAGGCCAATTCTTCGGCGATCAAATTCATCAATTCTTCCATCGATTTTATAACACCGAAACTCTTCCGTGACACCAATGGAATTCGCGTGCTGGATCTATCTGGTGTGCAGTTACAAGGAATTCGTCCAGCTTCACTTCAAAGCCTTGGCGATCTGGAAGACGTGGATCTCTCGAACAACTATCTTGTTGAACTACCACAGGGAATTTTCTCAGATGCCATCCAATTACGCAACTTGAACATATCTTTCAACAATTTGCACCAACTAAACGGAGACATTTTTGAGAACTGTCCAGAGCTGAGGCGACTGGAGCTGTATGGGAACGCAATTGCTGCCATTAATCAGGGACATTTCTGGATTTCAAGAGAACTGGAATATTTAAGTTTGGGTGCAAATCGGATAGAAAGTTTGAATGGCGGAACATTCAAACTATTAGCGAACTTGACAGTGTTGGGAATTAGGGAGAATTATCTTCGAGTGCTGGATTACGATGCTTTCCAAGGATTAGAATCTTTAGAGCAATTAGACGTTTCGAACAATGTGATCGAACGCATTAGTCCAGGGTCATTCCAAGGACTTGCTAATCTGAAGGTTATAATGTTATCCGGTAACTTTCTGAAGGCACTTCCTCAAGGATTATTTCACAATTTGAACCAACTCAGTGAGCTACATTTGCAAGGCAACGAGATAAAGCATATCCACGAACACGTTTTTCAAGGGCTGGTGAATTTGCGAGTAGTCAACCTCAATGGCAATTGCTTAGCAGACATTTCACCAATTTTATTCGAAAGTATACCTGAATCTATTGATCTGGATTTAAGTCAAAACCGAATAAGTTCAATACCATCAAAAGTTCTTCCCAAAATGGGTACCATTATAAAATTGCAAAACAATCTCGTAGATGTTATAAAGCCGAATGTTTTTGGAGAGTCGGTCAATATTTCAACAATTATGTTGTATGggaataaaataaatgttttggaGGATGATTCGTTCGACGGTCTTGTCAACCTGTCAGAACTATATCTCGACTACAACAATCTGAATGATATTCcgataattttgttcaaagcaAACCCAGCATTAGTTCATATTACTTTATCCCATAACTCTCTGGTTGTCATAAGAAGTAATTCTTTTGCTGGACTGTTCCACCTCAATTCGGTAGAACTTTCTTTCAACAAGATAATAGACATTGAAGAGGGAGCATTCTTCGGCTCAGCAATTAGATATTTGAATCTCGAAGGAAACCGGATTCAATCCATCAGTGGCGATACTTTTCAAGGACTAAAGCTGGTTTATCTGAATTTGGCGAGTAATCAAATTAGACAAGTTGATGGGATATCATTTCAAAACCAACCACTAATTGAAGTGCTCATATTAAAGAATAATAATATTGTTGAACTGCTTGAAAATTGTTTTAACAATCTACAGCACTTAAAAGAGTTAGATCTGACAAATAATTCGTTACATGAAATACCGTCGAATGCATTTGATCATCTTGTTTCTTTAGAACAATTGAAATTATCGAACAATGGTTTAACTTCTATAGATTATGTCAGCCTTTCTAGACTTGTTGCATTAACAAATCTGGAACTGcttaagaataacattacgaggattgaaatattttcaaCTATTCCACCCTATCTGTTACAATTGCAGCATCTGCAATTAAGTTCTCAAAATATGATACACTTGAACCGAACTTTCATTAAATCTTTACATATTAATTCACTTTTGAATGAAACACTTGATTCTAGAGTTTTCCTGGGCATGATTAACTTAGAAAAACTTGAAATCTCTGATACAAAAATATCCGAGCTGCACAATTCAATACTTCACAGTCTGAAATCCTTAGAACACTTAGTGATAATAAATAATCAGATACAACATATACCACAGATATTTTTCGATGAATGCACTGAGTTGCAATATCTAGACTTGTCAAATAACAAGCTACTGACTATTAATCCCAGGTGGTTTCAAAACATGACAATGCTAAAATTCGTATCCTTTGCCGGCAATAGAATTTCTACAATTTTATCGGATACTTTTAATTCCATTCCAGCGCTGGAAGTTTTATCTCTTGGGTCTAATAATATTCGCAATTTCCCCACAGATGTGAGGCTCCCATCGTTGAGGCATTTGAATGTCTCATGGAATCAATTAAATACATTCGACCAGAGCATTTTCACGTATCTCCCACATCTTCAAGAGCTAGACGTTTCAGGAAACTTTCTTACTGAATGTTACATTCCATTCCGATTAGTGTCGCTATTCGCCTCGACCAATAGAATATCTCGCATCGTCCTTGACCCTTACGAAAAGTTTGCACTTCGTTCACTTTACTTAAACAATAATAAACTCCGCATTGTAGAGGGTTTATTCAAACTTCTGCAGTTGGAAACCGTTGATCTAGCATATAATCAGTTTCAAGAAATAGATCTAAGCCAGGTATATAAATGGAAGTATCTTACTTCACTAAACCTGTCACATGTTGGAAATATCGTGCTTCCAACGGAGGACATGCTGCCAACGAATGTTATTGGTATAGATTTAAGCAATaatcaattgaaaaatttaCCTGTCAGCTTCCTCGATGCGATTCCAAGAGTAAACGAAATTCATATCCAAGGAAATAGTTTAAGTGACGAAAACATAGCCACATTGGAAAAGCATCTTAAACACCTAATATACATAGAGGCGAACCGCTCTCTTGAGTTGGAAGATAGTGATACCGAATATGTAACAACAGATCCCAAGTAA